Within the Laspinema palackyanum D2c genome, the region AACTTAAACCTGGACGATTTATTAACCCGCAGTTGCCTGTGGGTGGATGATTATTTGGAGAATAATTCCCGGGTGAGAGAAGGCGATCGGGCAGTGTGCGATCAGATTTTGGGGAAGAATGAGGAGGGGTTTGAATTGTGGGATACAAAGGAGTAAACCACTGATTTCACGGATTTGCACTGAAGGAATATTTACACGATGGGGGATGAGGATTGCTAAGTTCGAGGATTATCTCCAGTCTGCTGGATTAACCGACAAAACCCAATCTCCCCCATCCTTACAAAAGTAGTTTTTTACGTTCAGGGTGATTCTCCGGTCCCCTCCCCTTGGCAAGGGGAGGGTTAGGGTGGGGTTAATCTAAATTACGCCAAAACAGGAGTCCGTTGCTTTTGCTGCGCCATTTCTTGCAAACGCGCAATCCGTTCTTCCGTCGGGGGGTGAGTTCGGAATAAGGCTTGTAATCCTTTGGCATTAAGGGGATTGACAATCAATAACGGAGAAAATGCCGGATTGCCATTCATGGGAATTTGTCGTCCCATTGCTTCCAATTTCTCTAAGGCACTGGCTAAAGCTAAGGGATTTTGGGTGATTTCTGCTGAACCGATATCTGCTGCAAATTCTCGGGTTCGGGAAATTGCCATCTGAATTAATCCGGCAGATAGAGGTGCTAAAACTACCAGGAACAATAATCCTAGGGGGTTGACCCCTTGGCGATTGTCTCGGGTGACGGGACCGTATAACGCGCCAAAAGTGAGAATCCGTCCCACAAAGGTAATTGCACCGCCAATGGTTCCCGCGACGGCTTGGGTGAGGGTGTCGCGGTTTTTGACGTGGGTCAGTTCGTGAGCTAAAACTCCTTCAAGTTCTTCTGGGGTGAGGAGTTTTCTCAGTCCGTGGGTGACGGCAACCGCAGCATTGTTGGGATCGCGCCCGGTGGCAAAGGCGTTCGGGGTTTGGGTGGGGACCGTAAACAGTTTCGGCATGGGGATTTCGGCCCGATCGCACAATCGAGCGACCATATCGTACAATTCCGGGTCTTCCTGCCGTTCCATTGGTCTAGCCCGATAAGCCATTAATGCGGCGCGATCGGAAAAATACCAGGAACTCAAACTACTCACAGCGGCCAAAATTAATCCAAAAATTAAGCCCTGCTCGT harbors:
- a CDS encoding M48 family metalloprotease, encoding MPEDRGRVHTRDRVAIASFIAKLRGIKSNSYNGITFMLNNQVKTAALLGLLSGLLVLGSYALMGNEQGLIFGLILAAVSSLSSWYFSDRAALMAYRARPMERQEDPELYDMVARLCDRAEIPMPKLFTVPTQTPNAFATGRDPNNAAVAVTHGLRKLLTPEELEGVLAHELTHVKNRDTLTQAVAGTIGGAITFVGRILTFGALYGPVTRDNRQGVNPLGLLFLVVLAPLSAGLIQMAISRTREFAADIGSAEITQNPLALASALEKLEAMGRQIPMNGNPAFSPLLIVNPLNAKGLQALFRTHPPTEERIARLQEMAQQKQRTPVLA